The following proteins come from a genomic window of Streptomyces sp. NBC_01716:
- a CDS encoding Rossmann-like and DUF2520 domain-containing protein, with translation MARNRPVPVADWNGRPRRVNSSAVPLDPRDPRDRPARLTVGVVGSGRVGPALAAALRLAGHRPVAASGVSDASVRRAAVLLPEVPLVTPAEVLARAELVLLTVPDDALPGLVEGLAETGAVRPGQLLVHTSGRYGTKVLLPALHAGALPLALHPAMTFTGTSVDVQRLAGCSFGVTAPDELRLAAEALVIEMGGEPEWVEEDARPLYHAALALGANHLVTLVAQAMELLGKAGVEAPDRMLGPLLGAALDNALRSGDAALTGPVARGDAGTVAAHVAELREHAPAAVPGYLAMARTTADRALAHGLLKPELAEDLLDVLADGDRRPGSER, from the coding sequence ATGGCGAGAAATCGTCCGGTACCCGTCGCGGACTGGAACGGAAGGCCCCGCCGCGTGAACTCATCAGCAGTCCCCCTCGATCCTCGTGACCCGAGGGACAGGCCCGCCCGGCTCACGGTCGGAGTCGTCGGTTCCGGGCGCGTCGGGCCGGCGCTGGCCGCCGCTCTCCGGCTCGCCGGACACCGCCCGGTCGCCGCGTCGGGCGTCTCCGACGCCTCCGTACGGAGGGCGGCCGTCCTGCTGCCCGAGGTGCCCCTCGTGACGCCCGCCGAAGTGCTCGCCCGCGCGGAGCTGGTGCTGCTGACCGTCCCGGACGACGCCCTTCCCGGTCTGGTCGAAGGGCTGGCCGAGACCGGAGCCGTCCGTCCGGGACAGCTGCTGGTCCACACGTCGGGGAGGTACGGCACGAAGGTGCTCCTGCCCGCGCTGCACGCGGGCGCGCTGCCGCTCGCGCTCCACCCCGCGATGACGTTCACGGGCACCTCCGTGGACGTCCAGCGGCTCGCGGGCTGCTCCTTCGGAGTCACCGCCCCCGACGAACTGCGGCTGGCCGCCGAGGCGTTGGTCATCGAGATGGGCGGCGAGCCCGAGTGGGTCGAGGAGGACGCCCGCCCGCTCTACCACGCGGCCCTGGCCCTCGGCGCGAACCACCTGGTCACCCTCGTCGCACAGGCGATGGAGCTGCTGGGCAAGGCGGGCGTCGAGGCGCCGGACAGGATGCTCGGCCCGCTCCTCGGCGCCGCCCTCGACAATGCCCTGCGCTCCGGCGACGCGGCGCTCACCGGCCCTGTGGCACGCGGCGACGCGGGCACGGTCGCCGCGCATGTCGCCGAGCTGCGCGAGCACGCGCCCGCCGCCGTGCCCGGCTATCTGGCGATGGCCCGTACGACGGCCGACCGGGCCCTCGCCCACGGTCTGCTCAAGCCGGAGCTGGCCGAGGACCTGCTGGACGTCCTCGCCGACGGCGACCGCCGGCCGGGGAGCGAACGATGA
- a CDS encoding threonine aldolase family protein, which produces MGETSEQDERRRRLAAWHASGRILWRGHADRPVGEQLAALAADASSVYDLDEWADVYGNGVVAELENRVAALLGFPAAAFFPTGTMAQQVALRCWAGRTGNATVALHPMAHPEVHEGGALSVVSGLRTIHPTSEPRLPTAEEIEATDEPFGTLMLELPLRDAGFVLPTWDELVAVVAAARERDAVVHFDGARLWESVTHFGRPLEEIAGLADSVYVSFYKSLGAMSGAMLVGSSTLVEEARVWRHRYGGQVFQQYPAALSALLGLERELPRLPSYVAHARVVAAALAEELAEPSRGSGAGSGAGSGAVSAAPWFRVHPQQPHTHQFQVWLPYDARVLNEAAVRQAEETGVSLFRRWFDSGSGPPGVSVTEVTVAEAGLEWTADDVRQAVGEFMTRVKAEAEAAAEARDRPAD; this is translated from the coding sequence ATGGGAGAGACGAGCGAACAGGACGAACGACGGCGGCGGCTGGCCGCCTGGCATGCATCCGGACGGATCCTCTGGCGCGGCCACGCCGACCGGCCCGTCGGCGAACAGCTGGCCGCGCTCGCGGCCGACGCGTCGTCGGTCTACGACCTCGACGAGTGGGCTGACGTGTACGGGAACGGGGTCGTCGCCGAGCTGGAGAACCGGGTGGCGGCCCTCCTCGGTTTCCCGGCCGCCGCGTTCTTCCCGACGGGCACCATGGCGCAGCAGGTGGCACTGCGGTGCTGGGCGGGCCGCACCGGCAACGCGACCGTGGCCCTGCATCCGATGGCGCACCCGGAGGTGCACGAGGGCGGCGCCCTGTCGGTCGTGAGCGGCCTGCGGACGATCCATCCGACCTCCGAGCCCCGGCTGCCCACGGCCGAGGAGATCGAGGCCACGGACGAGCCGTTCGGCACGCTGATGCTGGAACTGCCGCTGCGCGACGCCGGGTTCGTACTGCCTACGTGGGACGAGCTCGTCGCGGTCGTGGCGGCGGCGCGTGAGCGCGACGCTGTGGTGCACTTCGACGGGGCGCGGCTGTGGGAGAGCGTGACGCATTTCGGCCGCCCGCTGGAGGAGATCGCGGGGCTCGCGGACAGCGTGTACGTGTCCTTCTACAAGTCTCTGGGCGCGATGTCCGGGGCGATGCTCGTGGGGTCCTCGACGCTGGTCGAGGAGGCGCGGGTGTGGCGGCATCGGTACGGAGGACAGGTCTTCCAGCAGTATCCGGCGGCGCTGTCCGCGCTGTTGGGGCTTGAGCGGGAGCTGCCGCGGCTGCCCTCGTACGTCGCCCACGCGCGCGTGGTCGCGGCGGCGCTGGCGGAAGAGCTCGCGGAGCCGTCGCGAGGATCAGGAGCCGGATCAGGAGCCGGATCAGGAGCGGTGTCCGCCGCGCCGTGGTTCCGGGTGCATCCCCAACAGCCGCACACCCACCAGTTCCAGGTCTGGCTCCCGTACGACGCCCGGGTGCTGAACGAGGCGGCCGTGCGGCAGGCCGAGGAGACGGGGGTGTCGCTCTTCCGCCGCTGGTTCGACTCGGGCTCCGGCCCGCCGGGTGTCTCTGTGACGGAGGTGACGGTCGCGGAGGCCGGGCTGGAGTGGACAGCGGACGACGTCCGGCAAGCGGTAGGGGAGTTCATGACCCGCGTGAAGGCGGAGGCTGAAGCAGCAGCGGAGGCGAGGGACCGGCCCGCCGATTGA
- a CDS encoding DUF5937 family protein, with amino-acid sequence MSVTIDITGLPHERIVFGPSPLAELAAALHALSEPGHHARLHAWITSTSAGLKPELADRLHEADFLWRSARSDILLPPCPRETLAEELDDLDTMPDEQYVAAALEISCASQYGAGAPSPLVDAPTRERALELAATRGPRRSAFVRRMLTDPPAVRAWIRRLMEDCDQAFFAETWQRVRVQLAADARHKTDLLRRKGLAEAVAAVSSAVSLEETGTAVVVDKLSSGRTSAAGSGLTFLPTAFGWPHLIALHAPGWQPVVQYPVGSPEPSGGAPSVETVKLRLEAVAHPMRMRLCRSLARGEYSTSELADTCGITAPEVSRHLSVIRKAGLLTTRRRGRYVLHQLDVTLVARLGSDFLEGVLR; translated from the coding sequence ATGAGCGTGACCATCGACATCACCGGGCTGCCCCACGAGCGGATCGTCTTCGGACCGTCCCCGCTCGCCGAGCTGGCCGCGGCCCTTCACGCCCTGTCCGAGCCCGGACACCACGCCCGGCTCCACGCCTGGATCACGTCCACCTCCGCCGGGCTCAAGCCCGAGCTGGCCGACCGGCTGCACGAGGCGGACTTCCTGTGGCGGTCCGCCCGCTCCGACATCCTGCTGCCCCCCTGCCCCCGCGAGACGCTGGCCGAGGAGCTGGACGACCTCGACACGATGCCCGACGAGCAGTACGTGGCGGCGGCGCTGGAGATCTCCTGCGCCAGTCAGTACGGCGCGGGCGCCCCGTCCCCGCTGGTGGACGCCCCCACGCGGGAGCGCGCGCTGGAGCTGGCCGCGACGCGCGGACCGCGCCGGTCCGCCTTCGTACGGCGCATGCTGACCGATCCGCCCGCCGTCCGGGCATGGATACGGCGGCTGATGGAGGACTGCGACCAGGCGTTCTTCGCCGAGACCTGGCAGCGGGTCCGGGTCCAACTGGCCGCCGACGCCCGGCACAAGACCGACCTGCTGCGGCGCAAGGGACTCGCGGAAGCCGTCGCCGCCGTCTCGTCCGCCGTGAGCCTGGAGGAGACGGGCACCGCCGTCGTCGTGGACAAGCTCTCGTCGGGCCGCACGAGCGCCGCGGGATCGGGCCTGACCTTCCTGCCCACCGCCTTCGGGTGGCCGCATCTGATCGCGCTGCACGCGCCCGGCTGGCAGCCGGTCGTGCAGTACCCGGTGGGCAGCCCGGAGCCGTCCGGCGGCGCGCCCTCAGTGGAGACGGTCAAGCTCCGCCTTGAGGCGGTCGCGCACCCCATGCGGATGCGGCTGTGCCGGAGCCTCGCGCGGGGCGAGTATTCGACGAGCGAGCTGGCCGACACGTGCGGGATAACGGCGCCGGAGGTGTCCCGGCATCTTTCCGTGATACGCAAGGCGGGCCTGCTGACGACCCGCCGCCGTGGGCGCTATGTGCTGCACCAGCTGGATGTGACCCTTGTGGCACGGCTCGGCAGCGACTTCCTTGAGGGTGTGCTGCGCTGA
- a CDS encoding response regulator transcription factor yields MSIRVMLVDDQVLLRTGFRMVLAAQPDMEVVAEAGDGAEAIENLRATAVDVVLMDVRMPRLDGVEATRRICAEPGAPKVLILTTFDLDEYAFSGLKAGASGFMLKDVPPSELLSAIRAVHSGDAVVAPSTTRRLLDRFSAMLPSGRESAAATGALERLTGREREVMLLVAQGLSNGEIAARLVLSEATVKTHVGRILTKLGLRDRVQVVVLAYESGLVRAGGGAV; encoded by the coding sequence ATGTCGATCCGCGTGATGCTCGTCGATGACCAGGTGCTGCTGCGCACCGGTTTTCGTATGGTGCTGGCCGCACAGCCGGACATGGAGGTCGTCGCGGAGGCGGGCGACGGCGCGGAGGCGATCGAGAATCTGCGCGCCACCGCCGTGGACGTCGTCCTCATGGACGTACGCATGCCACGGCTGGACGGTGTGGAGGCGACCCGGCGCATCTGCGCGGAGCCCGGCGCGCCCAAGGTGCTCATCCTGACGACGTTCGACCTCGACGAGTACGCCTTCTCCGGGCTCAAGGCGGGCGCCAGCGGCTTCATGCTCAAGGACGTGCCGCCGTCCGAGCTGCTGAGCGCGATCCGCGCCGTGCACAGCGGCGACGCGGTCGTCGCGCCGTCCACGACCCGGCGGCTGCTCGACCGCTTCTCGGCCATGCTGCCGAGCGGCCGGGAGAGCGCCGCGGCCACCGGCGCGCTGGAGCGGCTGACCGGCCGCGAGCGCGAGGTCATGCTGTTGGTCGCCCAGGGCCTGTCGAACGGCGAGATCGCCGCCCGGCTGGTCCTCTCCGAGGCGACCGTGAAGACCCATGTCGGCCGCATCCTCACCAAGCTCGGCCTGCGCGACCGGGTGCAGGTCGTGGTGCTCGCGTACGAGTCCGGGCTGGTGCGCGCCGGAGGCGGCGCCGTCTGA
- a CDS encoding sensor histidine kinase, which translates to MQRLYDFLRRHPTGVDSFWAVVLFGFSMLWVVVQAGVGAEPKAVAAVIVLLLSLSVALRRRHPEKMLLLVAGLGVVQLLTSVRPNPANFAMLALIYTVAARGGPRWATQLALIGGLAAAPLAQLRWPASEESAGGQFFLTVVLALPFALAWVLGDSVRTRRAYFAQLEERATRLEKEREAQAKVAVAAERARIARELHDVVAHNVSVMVVQADGAAYVLDTAPEQARQALETISGTGRQALAEMRRLLGVLRTGDVKESGEYVPQPDVQQIEDLVEQVRSAGLTVDFKVEGTPRSLPSGVELTAYRIVQEALTNSRKHGGPDVGASVRLVYFDDGLGLLVEDDGRGAGHDLYVDGGADGRGHGLIGMRERVGMVGGTLDAGPRPGGGFRISALLPLKPAH; encoded by the coding sequence GTGCAGCGTCTCTATGACTTTCTCCGTAGACACCCGACGGGCGTCGACAGCTTCTGGGCTGTGGTGCTCTTCGGGTTTTCCATGCTGTGGGTGGTTGTGCAGGCGGGTGTCGGCGCCGAGCCGAAGGCCGTTGCCGCGGTGATCGTTCTGCTGCTGTCGCTGAGCGTCGCGCTGCGCCGACGCCATCCGGAGAAGATGCTGCTGCTCGTGGCCGGTCTGGGTGTGGTCCAGCTGCTGACCAGCGTGCGGCCCAATCCGGCCAACTTCGCCATGCTGGCGCTCATCTACACGGTCGCCGCACGGGGCGGCCCGCGCTGGGCCACCCAGCTGGCGCTGATCGGCGGCCTCGCCGCGGCGCCGCTGGCCCAACTGCGCTGGCCCGCGAGCGAGGAGAGCGCCGGCGGGCAGTTCTTCCTCACCGTCGTGCTGGCGCTGCCCTTCGCACTCGCCTGGGTACTCGGCGACTCCGTCCGTACCCGCCGCGCGTACTTCGCTCAGCTGGAGGAGCGTGCGACCCGGCTGGAGAAGGAGCGGGAGGCGCAGGCCAAGGTCGCGGTGGCCGCCGAGCGCGCGCGGATCGCCCGCGAGCTGCACGACGTCGTCGCGCACAACGTCTCGGTGATGGTCGTCCAGGCCGACGGCGCCGCCTACGTCCTGGACACCGCGCCCGAACAGGCCAGGCAGGCCCTGGAGACCATCTCGGGCACCGGACGGCAGGCGCTGGCCGAGATGCGCCGGCTGCTCGGTGTGCTGCGGACCGGCGACGTCAAGGAGAGCGGCGAGTACGTGCCGCAGCCCGACGTCCAGCAGATAGAGGACCTGGTCGAGCAGGTGCGGTCGGCGGGGCTCACCGTGGACTTCAAGGTCGAGGGCACCCCCCGGTCGCTGCCGAGCGGCGTGGAGCTCACCGCGTACCGGATCGTGCAGGAAGCGCTGACGAACAGCCGTAAGCACGGCGGACCCGATGTGGGAGCCAGCGTCCGTCTGGTCTACTTCGACGACGGGCTGGGACTCCTGGTCGAGGACGACGGGCGCGGCGCGGGCCACGATCTGTACGTGGACGGTGGCGCGGACGGCCGGGGGCACGGCCTCATCGGGATGCGGGAGCGCGTCGGCATGGTCGGCGGCACGCTCGACGCGGGGCCGCGGCCGGGGGGCGGCTTCCGGATCAGCGCGCTGCTTCCGTTGAAGCCCGCGCACTGA
- a CDS encoding SAM-dependent methyltransferase, producing MESALYGPEGFYRRPEGPAGHFRTSVHASSLFASAVAKLLAATAEALDTDEIALVDMGAGRGELLTGVLAAVPDGLTVRPYAVERALRPPGLDPRVEWTDRPPTGVRGLLFANEWLDNVPVDVAEVGPDGTVRYVLVGPDGTERPGTPVEGPDARWLARWWPMDGPGARAEIGRTRDEAWAAAVATLDQGLAVAVDYAHVRGDRPLFGTLSGFRGGREVRPVPDGTRDITAHVALDACAAAASPGGAAAFVLSQREALHRLGVSGERPPLSLATTDPASYVRALAAAGEAAELTARGGLGDFGWLMLPVGTALRDWPA from the coding sequence ATGGAGAGCGCCCTGTACGGCCCGGAGGGCTTCTACCGGCGCCCTGAGGGGCCTGCCGGGCACTTCCGCACCTCCGTGCACGCCTCATCGCTCTTCGCGTCGGCCGTCGCGAAGCTTCTGGCGGCGACCGCCGAGGCGCTGGATACCGACGAGATCGCCCTGGTCGACATGGGCGCGGGGCGCGGGGAACTGCTGACCGGTGTCCTCGCCGCCGTACCGGACGGGCTGACCGTACGGCCGTACGCCGTCGAGCGGGCCCTACGACCGCCGGGACTCGATCCGCGCGTCGAGTGGACCGACAGGCCGCCGACCGGGGTGCGGGGGCTGCTGTTCGCCAACGAGTGGCTGGACAACGTGCCCGTGGACGTCGCCGAGGTGGGGCCAGACGGGACGGTGCGGTACGTCCTGGTGGGCCCCGACGGCACGGAGCGGCCCGGGACCCCGGTCGAAGGCCCGGACGCGCGGTGGCTGGCGCGCTGGTGGCCGATGGACGGGCCGGGCGCGCGGGCGGAGATCGGCCGCACTCGTGACGAGGCGTGGGCCGCCGCCGTGGCGACGCTGGACCAGGGTCTCGCGGTGGCCGTCGACTACGCGCACGTACGCGGCGACCGGCCGCTGTTCGGGACGCTGTCCGGCTTCCGGGGCGGCCGCGAGGTACGGCCGGTACCGGACGGCACCCGCGACATCACCGCCCATGTCGCACTGGACGCGTGCGCGGCGGCCGCAAGCCCGGGAGGCGCGGCGGCCTTCGTACTGAGCCAGCGCGAGGCCCTGCACCGCCTCGGCGTCAGCGGTGAGCGCCCGCCGCTCTCCCTCGCCACGACCGACCCCGCCTCCTACGTACGCGCGCTCGCCGCCGCCGGCGAGGCCGCCGAACTGACCGCGCGGGGCGGCCTCGGGGACTTCGGCTGGCTGATGCTTCCGGTCGGTACGGCTCTGAGAGACTGGCCCGCATGA
- a CDS encoding NADH-quinone oxidoreductase subunit D, with protein MTETTRTTTVGIGGAAESTDMVLNIGPQHPSTHGVLRLRLVLDGEVIREAEPVIGYMHRGAEKLFEARDYRQIIMLANRHDWLSAFANELGVVMAVERMLGMEVPQRAVWTRTLLAELNRMLNHLMFLGSYPLELGGITPVFHAFREREELQAVMEEISGGRMHFMFNRVGGLKEDLPAGWLDRARHAVAQVRSRMDVYDRLVLGNEIFRGRTRGVGVLAAKTVHAYGVSGPIARASGVDFDLRRDEPYLAYGELQDTLKVVTREEGDCLARFECLLGQTHNSLDLADACLDRIAGLEPGPVNQRLPKVLKAPEGHTYAWTENPLGINGYYLVSKGEKTPYRLKLRSASFNNIQALTELLPGTLVADMVAILGSLFFVVGDIDK; from the coding sequence ATGACGGAGACCACCCGCACGACGACGGTCGGCATCGGCGGCGCGGCCGAGAGCACGGACATGGTGCTCAACATCGGGCCCCAGCACCCCTCGACGCACGGTGTGCTCCGACTGCGGCTGGTACTCGACGGCGAGGTGATCCGGGAGGCCGAGCCGGTCATCGGGTACATGCACCGGGGCGCCGAGAAGCTGTTCGAGGCGCGGGACTACCGCCAGATCATCATGCTCGCCAACCGCCACGACTGGCTGTCGGCGTTCGCCAACGAGCTGGGTGTGGTGATGGCCGTCGAGCGCATGCTCGGCATGGAGGTGCCGCAGCGCGCCGTCTGGACCCGGACCCTGCTCGCCGAGCTGAACCGGATGCTCAACCATCTGATGTTCCTCGGCTCCTACCCCCTCGAACTGGGCGGGATCACCCCGGTGTTCCACGCCTTCCGGGAGCGCGAGGAGCTGCAGGCCGTCATGGAGGAGATCTCCGGCGGCCGGATGCACTTCATGTTCAACCGGGTCGGCGGTCTCAAGGAGGACCTGCCCGCGGGCTGGCTGGACCGCGCCAGGCACGCGGTCGCCCAGGTCCGTTCGCGGATGGACGTCTACGACAGGCTGGTCCTCGGCAACGAGATCTTCCGGGGCCGCACCCGTGGCGTGGGGGTCCTGGCGGCGAAAACCGTGCACGCGTACGGGGTTTCGGGGCCGATCGCGCGGGCCTCGGGCGTCGACTTCGACCTGCGCCGCGACGAGCCGTACCTCGCGTACGGCGAACTCCAGGACACGCTTAAGGTCGTCACCCGCGAGGAGGGCGACTGCCTGGCCCGCTTCGAGTGCCTGCTGGGCCAGACCCACAATTCGCTCGACCTCGCGGACGCGTGCCTGGACCGCATCGCCGGCCTGGAGCCCGGTCCGGTCAACCAGCGGCTGCCCAAGGTCCTCAAGGCGCCGGAGGGACACACGTACGCCTGGACCGAGAATCCGCTCGGCATCAACGGCTACTACCTGGTGTCGAAGGGCGAGAAGACCCCGTACCGGCTGAAGCTGCGCTCGGCGTCCTTCAACAACATCCAGGCCCTGACCGAGCTGCTGCCGGGCACTCTGGTCGCCGACATGGTGGCGATCCTCGGCTCGCTCTTCTTCGTCGTCGGCGACATCGACAAGTAG